A DNA window from Methylobacterium sp. NMS14P contains the following coding sequences:
- a CDS encoding GlcG/HbpS family heme-binding protein: MIDLTLEAARTVVDTALREARARTLKPLAVVVYDARGALKAVAVEDGTSLRRAEIASGKANGALALGLGSRAIHARAEQQPYFVAAVTHLAGPDALVPVPGGVLIRSGEGRLLGAVGISGDTSDNDEICAVAGIEAAGLKPDTGA, encoded by the coding sequence ATGATCGACCTGACCCTCGAGGCCGCCCGCACCGTCGTCGACACCGCCCTGCGGGAGGCGCGGGCGCGCACCCTCAAGCCCCTGGCCGTCGTCGTCTACGATGCCCGCGGCGCCCTCAAGGCGGTCGCGGTCGAGGACGGCACGTCCCTGCGCCGGGCCGAGATCGCGAGCGGCAAGGCCAACGGCGCCCTGGCGCTGGGCCTCGGCTCCCGGGCGATCCACGCGCGGGCGGAGCAGCAGCCCTACTTCGTCGCCGCCGTCACCCACCTCGCCGGCCCGGACGCCCTCGTGCCGGTGCCGGGCGGCGTGCTGATCCGCTCCGGCGAGGGGCGCCTCCTCGGCGCGGTCGGCATCTCCGGCGACACCTCCGACAACGACGAGATCTGCGCGGTGGCCGGGATCGAGGCTGCCGGCCTGAAGCCGGACACCGGCGCCTGA
- a CDS encoding peptide ABC transporter substrate-binding protein, producing the protein MRPRRRDWLAGAIALAAVRPARAADALYRRGNDADPETLDPHRSSTVAEAHILRDLCDGLLTYDNRGAIIPGAARAWSVSEDGVSLHFDLRPDGRWSNGEPVTAEDFVYAFRRMLDPATAAKYAEILFPIRSAAAVNRGERPADALGVAAEAPLRLAITLEQPTPYILELLTHQTALPVHRASVERYGDSFTRPGNLVTNGPYRLADRVPGGAITLEANPHHPDAASLAIRRVAFLPTPDIAASVRRYAAGEIDSLSDLPVDQIADLRRRFGPQVVLGPSLGLAALVVNTRKAPFSDRRVRQALSLVIDREYLADGLNGGTMSPAYSLCPPGLDHYRTPPETEGRLGLPIDHEAEARRLLAEAGFGPDRPLTVEYRFNISDNNRTVAVATGEMWRDLGIVTRFVYTDAKTHFAYLRDGGDFDVARYSWIADYSDPQNFLFLLQSGNDGMNAGHWSDAAYDALMARAATERDLTRRAGLLYDAEAIALRELPWIPLMHYRSKALIAPRLHGYHPNLRNAAPTRFMRLDA; encoded by the coding sequence GTGCGCCCGCGGCGGCGCGACTGGCTGGCCGGCGCGATCGCCCTCGCGGCCGTGCGGCCCGCCCGCGCGGCCGACGCGCTCTACCGGCGCGGCAACGACGCAGATCCCGAGACCCTGGACCCGCACCGCTCGTCCACGGTCGCGGAGGCGCACATCCTGCGCGACCTCTGCGACGGGCTGCTCACCTACGACAACCGGGGCGCGATCATCCCGGGCGCGGCGCGCGCCTGGTCGGTCTCCGAGGACGGTGTGAGCCTGCATTTCGACCTGCGCCCCGACGGCCGCTGGTCGAACGGCGAGCCGGTCACCGCGGAAGACTTCGTCTACGCGTTCCGCCGGATGCTCGACCCGGCCACGGCGGCGAAGTACGCCGAGATCCTGTTCCCGATCCGGAGCGCCGCCGCCGTGAACCGCGGCGAGCGGCCGGCCGACGCCCTCGGCGTCGCCGCCGAGGCGCCGCTCCGGCTCGCGATCACCCTGGAACAGCCCACGCCCTACATCCTGGAACTCCTGACCCACCAGACCGCCCTGCCGGTCCACCGGGCCTCGGTCGAGCGCTACGGCGACAGCTTCACGCGGCCGGGCAACCTCGTGACCAACGGGCCCTACCGGCTCGCCGACCGGGTGCCGGGCGGCGCCATCACGCTGGAGGCCAACCCCCACCATCCGGACGCGGCGAGCCTCGCGATCCGGCGCGTCGCCTTCCTGCCGACGCCCGACATCGCCGCGTCGGTGCGCCGCTACGCCGCCGGCGAGATCGACTCGCTCTCCGATTTGCCCGTCGACCAGATCGCCGACCTGCGCCGCCGCTTCGGGCCGCAGGTGGTGCTCGGCCCGTCGCTGGGGCTCGCGGCGCTGGTGGTGAACACCCGTAAGGCGCCGTTCTCGGACCGGCGCGTCCGCCAGGCGCTGTCGCTCGTCATCGACCGCGAGTACCTCGCCGACGGCCTCAACGGCGGCACCATGAGCCCGGCCTACTCCCTGTGCCCGCCCGGCCTCGACCATTACCGGACGCCCCCCGAGACCGAGGGGCGCCTCGGCCTGCCGATCGACCACGAGGCGGAGGCGCGCCGGCTGCTCGCGGAGGCGGGGTTCGGCCCGGACCGGCCGCTCACGGTGGAGTACCGGTTCAACATCAGCGACAACAACCGCACCGTCGCGGTGGCGACCGGCGAGATGTGGCGCGACCTCGGGATCGTGACGCGCTTCGTCTACACGGACGCGAAGACGCATTTCGCCTACCTGCGCGACGGCGGCGACTTCGACGTCGCCCGCTACAGCTGGATCGCCGACTATTCCGATCCGCAGAACTTCCTGTTCCTGCTCCAGAGCGGGAACGACGGCATGAACGCCGGCCACTGGTCGGACGCCGCCTACGACGCCCTGATGGCGCGGGCCGCCACCGAGCGCGACCTGACCCGCCGGGCCGGCCTGCTCTACGACGCGGAGGCGATCGCCCTGCGCGAGCTGCCCTGGATCCCGCTGATGCACTACCGCTCCAAGGCGCTGATCGCGCCGCGGCTGCACGGCTACCACCCGAACCTGCGCAACGCCGCGCCGACCCGCTTCATGAGGCTCGACGCGTGA